One Corallococcus exiguus DNA segment encodes these proteins:
- a CDS encoding glucose 1-dehydrogenase, with product MNPTYDFKGQVALVTGAAMGMGLATARAFAQSGASVVLADRDGELAAKEAAKIVEEGGIAIGVACDVTDEAQVAAAVDRTVTEYGRLDMAFNNAGIQVPPSDAAEEPAENFHRVMAVNQFGVWASMKHELRVMREQGSGTVVNNSSLGGLVGLPQRAAYHGTKHAVLGMTKSAGVEYAPRGIRINAVCPGTIDTPMVRDMLKGQADAMEGILKEQSIGRLGRADEVAAAVLWLCSPGASFVVGVCLPVDGGFTAH from the coding sequence ATGAATCCAACGTATGACTTCAAGGGGCAGGTGGCCCTGGTGACCGGCGCGGCGATGGGAATGGGCCTCGCCACGGCGCGAGCCTTCGCACAGAGCGGAGCCTCTGTGGTGCTGGCGGATCGCGATGGGGAGCTCGCTGCGAAGGAAGCCGCGAAAATCGTCGAAGAAGGCGGTATCGCCATCGGTGTGGCCTGCGACGTCACCGACGAGGCGCAGGTCGCCGCCGCGGTCGATCGGACAGTGACGGAGTATGGCCGGCTCGACATGGCGTTCAACAACGCTGGCATTCAGGTCCCCCCGAGTGACGCCGCGGAGGAGCCGGCGGAGAATTTTCATCGTGTCATGGCGGTCAACCAGTTCGGTGTTTGGGCGAGCATGAAGCACGAGCTGCGCGTCATGCGTGAGCAGGGGTCTGGCACGGTCGTGAACAACTCGTCGCTGGGCGGCCTGGTCGGACTCCCACAGCGCGCGGCGTACCATGGCACCAAGCACGCCGTGCTCGGCATGACCAAGAGTGCGGGCGTTGAGTACGCGCCGCGCGGCATCCGCATCAACGCGGTCTGCCCCGGTACCATCGACACGCCGATGGTGCGGGACATGCTGAAGGGCCAGGCAGACGCGATGGAGGGAATCTTGAAGGAGCAGTCGATTGGACGGCTCGGTCGGGCTGACGAGGTTGCAGCCGCCGTGTTGTGGCTGTGCAGTCCGGGCGCGAGTTTCGTGGTCGGCGTCTGCCTGCCGGTCGATGGCGGATTCACCGCACATTGA